A genomic stretch from Centroberyx gerrardi isolate f3 chromosome 10, fCenGer3.hap1.cur.20231027, whole genome shotgun sequence includes:
- the LOC144539884 gene encoding trace amine-associated receptor 13c-like encodes MMETLEGGELCFPQLLNTSCRKQKHLRSKAMLLYILLSSISLLTVVLNLLVIISISHFRQLHTPTNLLLLSLAVSDLLVGLLLMPVEILLMESCWFLGDLICALFYYASFIIISASVGNMVLISVDRYVAICDPLCYPTKITQRRIKIYVCLCWVCSAFYGSLIKKDLLKQPGRYNSCVGECVVVISFIAGAVDLVMNFIVPITVIIVLYMRVFVVAVSQARAMRSHIVAVTLQHSVTVTAKKSERKAARTLGIVIAVFLMCFCPYYYPSLAGQDTSSGASYSAFVIWLLYCNSCLNPVIYAFFYPWFRNTIKLIVTLQILQPDSCEAKLL; translated from the exons aagcagAAGCATCTTCGCTCCAAGGCCATGCTCCTCTAcattctgctgtcctccatctctctgctcactgtggttctcaacctgctggtcatcatctccatctcccacttCAG gcagctccacacccccaccaacctcctcctcctctccctggctgtctcagaCCTCCTTGTGGGCCTCCTGCTGATGCCGGTTGAAATCCTCCTCATGGAGTCTTGCTGGTTTCTGGGTGACCTCATATGTGCTCTCTTTTACTATGCTTCCTTTATTATTATCTCTGCCTCAGTAGGAAACATGGTGCTCATATCAGTCGACCGCTATGTGGCTATTTGTGACCCTCTGTGTTACCCCACCAAAATCACTCAGAGAAGAATTAAAAtctatgtttgtctgtgttgggtCTGTTCTGCTTTCTATGGCAGTCTGATTAAAAAAGATCTCCTGAAACAACCAGGAAGGTATAATTCCTgtgttggagagtgtgtggttgtCATTAGCTTTATAGCAGGAGCTGTTGACCTTGTTATGAACTTTATTGTTCCCATAACTGTCATCATAGTTCTGtatatgagagtatttgtggtggctgtgtctcaggctcgtgccatgcgatcccacattgtggctgtcacactccagcattcagtgactgtaactgctaagaaatctgagaggaaagcagccaggactcttggtattgtcatagctgtgtttctaatgtgtttctgtccatattACTATCCCTCTCTTGCAGGCCAGGACACCTCAAGCGGTGCTTCATATTCAGCCTTTGTGATCTGGCTGCTTTATTGTAACTCCTGTCTAAACCCTGTGATCTATGCCTTTTTCTATCCCTGGTTTAGAAATACTATTAAACTCATTGTTACACTTCAGATATTGCAGCCTGACTCCTGTGAAGCCAAACTACTGTAG